One segment of Acidovorax sp. DW039 DNA contains the following:
- a CDS encoding transporter substrate-binding domain-containing protein has protein sequence MTASLSSSASARLGARRRTLALLAAAGVGAALLTPAAHAQNALDNILKAKEIKIAIPTDYPPYGFVGTDLKPQGLDVEMANYIGTKLGVKVELIPVTSANRIPYLQTQKADLVISTLGKNPEREKVIDFTAAYAPFFQAVFASKSLNIKSFADLTGKTVAVTRGAMEDQELAKVAPAGVDVKRFEDHAASISAFVSGQTQAIATSASTAGTIMVKNPNLQTEFKLLLKDSPNFIGVAKGEDKLRTRVNEIIAEAKKAGDLDKLSNKWLGRPAGDLPQ, from the coding sequence ATGACCGCCTCGCTGAGTTCTTCTGCTTCTGCCCGCCTGGGTGCCCGCCGCCGCACCCTGGCCCTGCTGGCCGCTGCCGGTGTGGGTGCTGCGCTGCTGACACCCGCCGCCCACGCCCAGAACGCACTGGACAACATCCTCAAGGCCAAAGAGATCAAGATCGCCATCCCCACCGACTACCCGCCCTACGGCTTTGTCGGCACCGACCTCAAGCCCCAGGGCCTGGATGTGGAGATGGCCAACTACATTGGCACCAAGCTGGGTGTGAAGGTCGAGCTGATCCCCGTAACTAGCGCCAACCGCATTCCGTACCTGCAAACGCAAAAGGCCGATCTGGTCATCTCCACCCTGGGCAAGAACCCCGAGCGTGAGAAGGTGATCGACTTCACCGCCGCCTACGCCCCGTTCTTCCAGGCCGTGTTTGCCAGCAAGAGCCTGAACATCAAGAGCTTTGCCGACCTGACGGGCAAGACCGTGGCCGTGACGCGTGGCGCGATGGAAGACCAGGAACTGGCCAAGGTGGCCCCCGCTGGCGTGGACGTGAAGCGCTTTGAAGACCATGCCGCCAGCATCTCGGCCTTTGTGTCGGGCCAGACGCAGGCCATTGCCACCAGCGCTTCTACCGCCGGCACCATCATGGTGAAGAACCCCAACCTGCAGACCGAGTTCAAGCTGCTGCTCAAAGACAGCCCCAACTTCATCGGTGTGGCCAAGGGGGAGGACAAGCTGCGCACCCGTGTGAACGAAATCATTGCCGAAGCCAAGAAGGCGGGCGATCTGGACAAGCTGTCGAACAAGTGGCTGGGCCGCCCTGCGGGCGATCTGCCGCAATAA
- a CDS encoding amino acid ABC transporter permease, with translation MLIQLDFSAVLASWPLLVRGVVWTIGLTIVGTALGLLLGTACAWARARNLGHRPAPLRWAVASYVELVRNTPFIVQLFFLFFGLPALGLKLSPEFASVLAMVINLGAYSAEIIRAGIEATPRGQIEAAHSLALTPGQTFRRVVLPPALQKVWPAMVSQIIIVMLGSAVCGQISTPELSYAANLISSNTFRAFEAFIVATLVYLALSMLTRRLLMWVGARFLVGR, from the coding sequence ATGCTGATTCAACTGGACTTTTCTGCCGTGCTGGCCTCGTGGCCGCTGCTGGTGCGCGGCGTGGTGTGGACCATCGGTCTCACCATTGTGGGCACCGCGCTGGGCCTGCTGCTGGGCACCGCCTGTGCCTGGGCACGGGCGCGCAACCTGGGGCACCGGCCTGCGCCGCTGCGCTGGGCCGTGGCCAGCTATGTGGAGCTGGTGCGCAACACGCCTTTCATCGTGCAGCTGTTCTTCCTGTTCTTTGGCCTGCCCGCGCTGGGGCTCAAGCTCTCGCCCGAGTTCGCCTCAGTGCTGGCCATGGTGATCAACCTGGGCGCGTATTCCGCCGAGATCATCCGTGCAGGCATTGAGGCCACGCCCCGTGGCCAGATCGAAGCCGCGCACAGCCTGGCGCTTACGCCGGGGCAGACCTTCCGCCGCGTGGTGCTGCCGCCTGCGCTGCAAAAGGTGTGGCCCGCCATGGTCAGCCAGATCATCATCGTGATGCTGGGCTCTGCCGTGTGTGGGCAAATCTCCACGCCCGAGTTGAGCTATGCCGCCAACCTGATTTCAAGCAACACCTTCCGTGCGTTTGAGGCCTTCATCGTGGCCACGCTGGTGTATCTGGCGCTGTCCATGCTCACCCGCCGCCTGCTGATGTGGGTAGGTGCACGTTTTCTGGTGGGGAGGTAA
- a CDS encoding amino acid ABC transporter permease: protein MVEFSLWDILRNLLMAARWTVTLSLIAFIGGGLVGLLLLVARLSKLRGAERAVGAYVQVFQGTPLLMQLFLAYFGIALFGIKTSPWTAAAVALTLYTSAYLTEIWRGCVAAIPKGQWEAAQSLALNFGEQLRHVVLPQALRIAVPPTVGFLVQVIKGTALASVIGFVELTKAGSMISNATFQPFLVYACVALLYFALCFPVSLVAQSLERKLHANRR, encoded by the coding sequence ATGGTTGAATTTTCGCTATGGGACATCCTGCGCAACCTGCTGATGGCGGCGCGCTGGACGGTCACCCTCTCCCTCATTGCCTTCATCGGCGGTGGCCTGGTGGGCCTGCTGCTGCTGGTGGCGCGCTTGTCCAAGCTGCGCGGTGCGGAGCGCGCTGTGGGCGCGTATGTGCAGGTGTTTCAGGGCACCCCGCTGCTCATGCAGCTGTTCCTGGCGTACTTTGGTATTGCGCTTTTTGGCATCAAGACCTCGCCGTGGACGGCCGCTGCCGTGGCGCTCACGCTCTACACCAGCGCCTACCTGACAGAGATCTGGCGCGGCTGTGTGGCCGCCATCCCCAAGGGCCAGTGGGAAGCCGCACAAAGCCTGGCACTCAACTTTGGCGAGCAGCTGCGCCATGTGGTGCTACCCCAGGCACTGCGCATTGCGGTGCCGCCCACGGTGGGCTTTCTGGTGCAGGTCATCAAGGGCACGGCGCTGGCCTCGGTTATCGGCTTTGTGGAGCTGACCAAGGCGGGCAGCATGATCTCCAACGCTACGTTCCAGCCCTTCCTCGTCTACGCCTGTGTGGCGCTGCTGTACTTTGCCCTGTGCTTCCCCGTGAGCCTGGTGGCGCAATCGCTTGAAAGGAAACTCCATGCCAACCGCCGTTGA
- a CDS encoding amino acid ABC transporter ATP-binding protein → MPTAVEATPAAAAAPAHPHDGILVGPPPIVDITALRKSYGTNEVLKGIDMKVARGEVICIIGKSGSGKSTLLRCVNGLEEFQEGALSVNGKKLLHDNPAAMRELRQQVGMIFQSFNLFPHLSVGRNIMLAPTLVKARSAQEAEAQARKLLQRVGLAEKFDAMPDQLSGGQQQRVAIARALAMEPQVLLCDEITSALDPELVGEVLRVVESLAQEGMTLMMVTHEMAFARKVSDRVIFMHQGLVHEQGTPAQLFGSPQTPELQQFLSSLHD, encoded by the coding sequence ATGCCAACCGCCGTTGAAGCCACACCTGCCGCCGCCGCTGCTCCCGCGCATCCGCACGACGGCATCCTCGTCGGCCCGCCGCCCATCGTTGATATCACCGCGCTGCGCAAGTCCTACGGCACCAACGAGGTGCTCAAGGGCATCGACATGAAGGTGGCGCGCGGCGAGGTCATCTGCATCATCGGCAAGAGTGGCTCGGGCAAGAGCACGCTGCTGCGCTGCGTGAACGGGCTGGAGGAATTTCAGGAAGGCGCCTTGAGCGTGAACGGCAAGAAGCTGCTGCACGACAACCCCGCCGCCATGCGTGAGCTGCGCCAGCAGGTGGGCATGATCTTCCAGAGCTTCAACCTCTTTCCTCACCTCTCGGTGGGTCGCAACATCATGCTTGCGCCCACGCTGGTCAAAGCGCGTAGCGCGCAAGAGGCGGAGGCCCAGGCGCGCAAGCTCCTCCAGCGTGTGGGCCTGGCCGAAAAGTTTGACGCCATGCCCGACCAGCTCTCGGGCGGGCAGCAGCAGCGCGTTGCCATTGCACGCGCCCTGGCCATGGAGCCGCAGGTGCTGCTGTGCGACGAGATCACCTCGGCGCTGGACCCTGAGCTGGTGGGCGAGGTGCTGCGTGTGGTCGAATCGTTGGCGCAAGAGGGCATGACGCTGATGATGGTCACCCACGAGATGGCATTTGCCCGCAAGGTGAGCGACCGCGTGATCTTCATGCACCAGGGCCTTGTGCACGAGCAAGGCACGCCTGCCCAGCTGTTTGGCAGCCCGCAGACGCCCGAACTGCAGCAGTTTCTGTCTTCGCTACACGATTGA
- a CDS encoding EF-hand domain-containing protein: MKTKQRHARPLAPWARHFEASSVLLFAALTFGTGAVNAQTGTQGGSAGGAGTSSSRSVIGPSNASPSTAGQATFGGGATAPAANTGRSEGSTQASSASDAAFQRADKDHDGMLSPQEAALLPAIGNRFQALDKNKDQMLSREEYEAGLKS; encoded by the coding sequence ATGAAGACCAAGCAACGACACGCACGCCCTCTGGCCCCCTGGGCCCGTCACTTCGAAGCCAGCAGCGTCCTGCTGTTCGCAGCGTTGACTTTCGGCACCGGCGCAGTGAATGCACAGACTGGCACACAAGGCGGCAGTGCGGGCGGAGCAGGTACCTCTTCTTCCAGATCGGTGATCGGCCCCAGCAATGCGTCACCCAGTACAGCGGGACAAGCCACCTTCGGTGGCGGAGCTACCGCCCCTGCGGCCAACACAGGGCGCAGCGAAGGCAGCACACAGGCCAGCAGCGCCAGTGATGCGGCTTTCCAGCGCGCGGACAAGGATCACGATGGAATGCTGAGCCCTCAGGAGGCAGCGCTGCTGCCAGCCATTGGCAACCGCTTCCAGGCCTTGGACAAAAACAAGGACCAGATGCTGTCTCGTGAGGAATACGAAGCCGGCCTGAAATCCTGA
- a CDS encoding cob(I)yrinic acid a,c-diamide adenosyltransferase, with the protein MGNRLTEIATRTGDAGTTGLGNNQRVSKNSLRIHAMGDVDELNSHIGLLLCERLPEGVRTLLVEIQHQLFNLGGELSIPGFELLKAEAVLTLDEALAEHNAALPRLQEFILPAGTRAAAQAHVCRTVARRAERAVVALGNEEALNDAPRQYLNRLSDLMFVLARVLNRMDGGDDVYWKSERLAKQDATE; encoded by the coding sequence ATGGGAAATCGCCTCACTGAAATTGCCACCCGCACGGGCGACGCGGGCACGACCGGCCTGGGAAACAACCAGCGCGTGTCCAAGAACAGCCTGCGCATTCATGCCATGGGCGATGTGGACGAGCTGAACTCGCACATTGGCCTGCTGCTGTGCGAACGCTTGCCCGAGGGCGTGCGCACGCTGCTGGTGGAGATTCAGCACCAGTTGTTCAATCTGGGCGGCGAGCTGTCCATTCCTGGCTTTGAATTGCTCAAGGCCGAGGCCGTGCTTACTCTGGACGAGGCTTTGGCTGAGCACAACGCAGCCTTGCCGCGCCTGCAGGAATTCATCCTGCCTGCGGGCACCCGCGCCGCAGCCCAGGCCCATGTGTGCCGCACCGTGGCCCGCCGTGCCGAGCGCGCGGTGGTGGCCCTGGGCAACGAAGAGGCTTTGAACGACGCGCCCCGTCAGTACCTCAACCGCCTGTCTGACCTGATGTTTGTGCTGGCCCGCGTGCTCAACCGCATGGACGGCGGGGATGATGTGTATTGGAAGAGTGAGCGGCTCGCGAAGCAGGATGCTACTGAATAG
- a CDS encoding nuclear transport factor 2 family protein, producing MASLRSSLPAVALLAALTGLTSSAAQAEMAFVPAAQQAALLTSSDPQLAANKRLVFDFWREVFEGGHMDLAAKYLSDEYIQHNPNVASGRAAFVEFFSKIKKPQPIAAHIQAPLISIVAERDLVILTFGREYPDSKDPSQRYSTTWFDMFRIANGKIVEHWDPALRR from the coding sequence ATGGCTTCTCTTCGATCTTCCCTGCCTGCAGTGGCCTTGCTGGCCGCGCTGACCGGCCTGACCTCTTCTGCAGCGCAGGCAGAAATGGCCTTTGTGCCCGCTGCCCAGCAAGCCGCGCTATTGACCAGCAGCGATCCGCAACTGGCGGCGAACAAGCGCCTGGTGTTTGATTTCTGGCGGGAGGTGTTTGAAGGCGGCCACATGGATCTGGCAGCCAAATACCTGTCGGACGAGTACATCCAGCACAACCCCAATGTGGCCAGCGGGCGGGCTGCGTTCGTGGAGTTTTTCTCCAAGATCAAGAAGCCCCAGCCCATCGCTGCGCACATTCAGGCACCGCTGATTTCCATCGTGGCGGAACGTGATCTGGTCATCCTGACGTTTGGGCGCGAGTATCCGGACTCCAAGGACCCGAGCCAGCGCTACTCGACGACCTGGTTCGACATGTTCCGGATTGCCAACGGCAAGATCGTGGAGCATTGGGACCCCGCCTTGCGTCGCTAA
- a CDS encoding surface-adhesin E family protein, translating to MQLSSSKGNVVFRFLLPGTVLLALITPMAASAEPWFTVLGDPAEKNGELIEVLPAPTSLGERVLLDLRVSRSHQRTSFRGQKYRSYEAKISVDCTAQKAWYLWLSYHAEPQWQGPEIAKENYEEGQAPVLFKDVPGQPYKRLIKAACKARPGAR from the coding sequence GTGCAACTCTCCTCCAGCAAAGGAAATGTGGTGTTTCGCTTTCTGCTCCCTGGCACGGTCCTGTTGGCGTTGATCACTCCCATGGCGGCTTCGGCAGAGCCATGGTTTACGGTATTGGGAGACCCCGCCGAGAAAAATGGCGAACTGATCGAGGTGCTCCCCGCACCCACCTCCCTGGGTGAACGTGTGCTGCTGGATTTGCGCGTGTCACGCAGCCACCAGCGCACGTCGTTCCGGGGGCAAAAGTACCGCTCCTATGAGGCCAAGATCAGTGTGGACTGCACTGCACAGAAGGCGTGGTATCTCTGGCTTTCGTACCATGCCGAGCCGCAATGGCAAGGGCCAGAGATTGCGAAAGAAAACTACGAGGAAGGTCAGGCCCCGGTCCTGTTCAAGGATGTGCCTGGTCAGCCCTACAAGCGCCTGATCAAGGCCGCCTGCAAGGCGCGCCCTGGAGCCCGATGA
- a CDS encoding DUF4148 domain-containing protein — MKKNYRTLAALSVLALSSLAAQAQSQGAFGEASNYPATQSAPSTLTRAAVQAELAAARANGTMPQDSEAFDGAFTNQVHGTRTRAEVRNEAIAASRSYHTDRGEF, encoded by the coding sequence ATGAAGAAGAACTATCGCACTCTCGCCGCCCTGTCCGTTCTGGCCCTCAGTTCTCTGGCTGCCCAGGCGCAATCCCAAGGCGCTTTCGGTGAAGCATCCAACTACCCTGCCACGCAGTCGGCCCCCAGCACACTGACCCGCGCTGCTGTGCAAGCCGAACTGGCTGCAGCCCGTGCCAACGGCACCATGCCCCAGGACAGCGAAGCCTTTGATGGCGCGTTCACCAACCAGGTTCACGGTACCCGCACCCGCGCTGAAGTTCGTAACGAAGCCATCGCCGCCAGCCGTTCCTACCATACGGACCGTGGTGAGTTCTGA
- a CDS encoding tetratricopeptide repeat protein produces the protein MNQQAEHSGHPTASPDPAFASASHSAALAKALQAQLAGKLEDAEVAYREILACTPGHPTAMHFLGVTLHQWGRSEEGLALVQASLAHSPGHGDWHNTLGNMLVQLGRHEEAVPAFLGALEAEPHHAVAWNNLGAVLLRQGHLNEAKSALANAMALNPQFKDALLNLGDAHTQAGEQHEAALCYCAEYVLRPPQDTQPHMLGIAFSQLGRTQDAVRVYEQWLLAEPTNPVARHLLEACKGALSEDRASPDYVQAYFDQFADTFESKLLGNLGYRVPACLSALLQTMGLQPRHTLRVLDAGCGTGLCGEVLKPYASTLTGVDLSAKCLEKAHAKHVYDSLQHKDIVEYLSACQPAALDLVVAADTLIYFGDLHPILAGAAHALMPGGWLVASLEEWRVEPSALEEGRIGYYLHAAGRYSHNRSYVLELLQACGFMVRHVEALDIRSELARPVPGMLIAAQRTC, from the coding sequence GTGAATCAGCAGGCGGAACATTCAGGCCACCCTACCGCTTCTCCCGACCCAGCGTTTGCGAGCGCGAGCCATTCCGCTGCACTTGCGAAAGCACTACAAGCCCAACTCGCAGGAAAGCTTGAGGATGCGGAAGTGGCCTACCGCGAGATTTTGGCGTGCACGCCGGGCCATCCGACTGCCATGCATTTTCTGGGTGTCACGCTGCATCAATGGGGGCGGAGCGAAGAGGGGCTTGCTCTGGTTCAGGCCTCGCTGGCTCATTCCCCGGGGCATGGCGACTGGCATAACACCCTGGGCAATATGCTGGTCCAGTTGGGGCGGCACGAAGAAGCGGTGCCAGCCTTCCTGGGGGCTCTGGAAGCCGAACCGCACCATGCTGTCGCGTGGAACAACCTGGGAGCCGTCTTATTGCGCCAAGGGCACTTGAACGAGGCCAAGTCTGCATTGGCAAATGCGATGGCACTGAACCCTCAATTCAAGGATGCATTGCTGAACCTGGGCGACGCCCACACGCAAGCGGGTGAGCAACATGAGGCCGCACTGTGCTACTGCGCTGAATACGTGCTGAGGCCCCCACAGGACACCCAACCGCACATGCTGGGCATTGCTTTCAGCCAACTGGGTCGCACGCAAGATGCGGTCCGCGTGTATGAGCAATGGCTGCTGGCTGAACCGACCAACCCCGTAGCCCGTCACCTGCTGGAGGCATGCAAGGGGGCACTGTCTGAAGACCGGGCGTCACCGGACTATGTGCAGGCCTACTTCGATCAGTTTGCTGACACTTTTGAGTCCAAGCTGCTGGGCAACCTCGGCTACCGTGTACCCGCGTGCTTGTCGGCATTGCTGCAAACCATGGGTCTGCAACCTCGCCACACACTGCGGGTGCTGGACGCAGGGTGTGGCACCGGCCTGTGTGGAGAGGTGCTGAAGCCCTATGCGAGCACCCTGACCGGAGTGGATCTGTCCGCCAAGTGCCTTGAAAAAGCCCATGCCAAACATGTCTACGATAGCCTACAGCACAAGGACATCGTGGAATACCTCTCTGCCTGCCAGCCCGCTGCGCTGGATCTGGTGGTTGCCGCAGATACGCTGATCTATTTTGGCGATCTGCACCCCATCCTTGCGGGCGCTGCGCATGCGCTGATGCCCGGAGGATGGCTGGTAGCCTCGCTGGAAGAGTGGAGGGTGGAGCCTTCAGCCTTAGAGGAGGGCCGCATCGGCTACTACCTCCACGCCGCCGGAAGGTATAGCCATAACAGGAGTTATGTGCTGGAGTTGCTGCAAGCGTGCGGCTTCATGGTTCGCCATGTGGAGGCATTGGACATCCGCAGTGAGCTGGCGCGCCCCGTGCCCGGAATGCTGATTGCCGCGCAAAGGACATGCTAA
- a CDS encoding hotdog fold thioesterase — protein MSIWKKPVSVEALNAASVQSASTHLGIELTEIGDDFVRGRVPVDERTRQPFGLLHGGVSVVLAETLGSLGAYYACPEGHRAVGLDINANHLRSATSGWVTGTARPVHIGRTTQVWQIDMVNEAGELTCVSRITMAILAPKD, from the coding sequence ATGTCCATCTGGAAAAAACCCGTCTCCGTCGAAGCACTCAACGCTGCCAGCGTGCAGTCTGCGAGTACCCACCTCGGCATTGAATTGACAGAAATAGGCGACGATTTTGTGCGGGGCCGCGTACCGGTCGACGAACGCACACGGCAGCCCTTCGGTTTGTTGCATGGTGGCGTGAGCGTGGTGCTCGCAGAGACGCTGGGTTCCCTCGGGGCCTATTACGCCTGCCCGGAGGGGCACCGTGCGGTGGGTCTGGACATCAATGCCAATCACCTTCGCTCAGCGACCAGCGGCTGGGTCACCGGTACCGCCAGGCCTGTCCACATCGGACGCACCACGCAGGTGTGGCAGATCGACATGGTCAACGAGGCGGGTGAGCTGACCTGTGTGTCACGCATCACCATGGCCATCCTCGCTCCGAAGGACTGA
- a CDS encoding ABC transporter substrate-binding protein, producing the protein MQRRQFVSLAPRAAALVAAPAWVGHANAQEGGLSGKTITIGCSAALTGPLAALGKDVKAGVDAAFAQINARGGVHGRSLQFSVLDDGYVVQRSATNVQQMIGQGQAFAFLSCVGTPNNAAFLPMIEDAGIPYVAPLTGASSLRKVSRNVFHVRASYSDEMRRLIQRVTGMGIKDIGFVYLDNGFGREMLDDATRFMGEAGLKLLAPAALAVDGKNLKEVVAQASQAKPAALILATAGTVSVDLVRSIKTTLPGVLMVGMSVTLPTDSFKQLGASGTGIALTMVMPDPNRAKMALVREYQTAMRAKDVQEFNQGTLEAYVNARVLAEGLERAGPDLTRTKLRSALASIRNWDLGGFTIDYPAQAPFAGSRFVELGVLNASGRLMG; encoded by the coding sequence ATGCAGCGTCGCCAGTTTGTCAGTCTTGCGCCCCGTGCCGCAGCCTTGGTCGCGGCGCCTGCCTGGGTCGGTCATGCCAACGCTCAGGAGGGTGGGCTTTCGGGCAAGACCATCACTATCGGATGTTCAGCCGCCCTGACGGGACCCCTTGCTGCTCTGGGTAAGGATGTGAAGGCCGGAGTGGACGCGGCCTTTGCCCAGATCAATGCGCGTGGCGGTGTTCATGGCCGTAGCCTGCAATTCAGCGTGCTGGATGATGGCTACGTGGTGCAGCGCAGCGCTACCAATGTGCAGCAGATGATCGGGCAGGGGCAAGCGTTTGCCTTTTTGTCTTGTGTTGGTACGCCCAACAACGCGGCTTTCCTGCCCATGATTGAGGACGCTGGCATTCCTTATGTCGCCCCGCTGACCGGTGCTTCTTCATTACGCAAGGTCAGTCGCAACGTGTTTCACGTTCGCGCGAGTTACAGCGACGAGATGCGCCGCCTGATTCAGCGTGTGACCGGAATGGGCATCAAAGACATCGGGTTCGTGTACCTGGACAACGGCTTTGGCCGTGAAATGCTGGACGACGCCACCCGCTTCATGGGCGAGGCGGGGCTGAAGCTGCTGGCTCCTGCTGCTTTGGCTGTGGATGGCAAGAACCTGAAAGAGGTGGTGGCCCAGGCTTCGCAAGCCAAGCCTGCGGCCTTGATTCTGGCCACGGCGGGCACCGTCTCGGTGGATCTGGTGCGGTCCATCAAGACCACATTGCCGGGTGTGCTCATGGTGGGAATGAGCGTGACGCTTCCCACAGACAGCTTCAAGCAGCTGGGGGCGTCAGGCACCGGTATTGCGTTGACCATGGTGATGCCTGACCCCAACCGGGCCAAGATGGCTTTGGTGCGTGAGTACCAGACCGCCATGCGCGCCAAGGACGTGCAGGAATTCAACCAGGGAACGCTGGAGGCCTATGTGAATGCCCGTGTTCTGGCAGAAGGTTTGGAGCGCGCAGGGCCAGACCTCACGCGCACCAAGCTGCGCAGTGCACTGGCCAGTATCCGCAACTGGGATTTGGGTGGCTTCACCATTGATTACCCGGCCCAGGCCCCGTTTGCAGGTTCCCGTTTTGTAGAGCTGGGGGTTCTCAATGCCTCGGGCCGCTTGATGGGCTGA
- a CDS encoding methyl-accepting chemotaxis protein, producing MTLQKLSIGPRLALAFGIVIAFTAAILMVGIWQLQHISGATDEMMAKALAKERLASDWYRTIHTSVRRTTAVVKSADPSLATFFATENAEASKNSSEQQKQIEALLETPQEKAAFAKLSQTRQAYIRARDAVNKAKADGQAEEAARLFESDFRPAGAAYLADLQALLDLQRQEINETATEIHDANAKGRSLMLGLGVVALLAASGLALFITRSITGPLHTAVQLAERVAAGDLGDKEGALQDARDEAAQLLRALHAMQAQLRSTVSQVRQGAESIAMASSEIASGNLDLSSRTEEQASALQQTAASMEEMTATVRQNADNAKQANQLAQQTSHLAERGGQVVGNVVNTMGDIHNASRKIVDIIAVIDGIAFQTNILALNAAVEAARAGEQGRGFAVVAGEVRTLAQRSASAAKEIKALIDASVQQVDAGNKLVEEAGAVIEQVVSGVRKVTQLVSEISAANQEQTTGLEQVNQAIGQMDTVTQQNAALVEEAAAATGSLQAQSAQLVQAVAVFRLGQSGATDHQLAASSYPALR from the coding sequence ATGACTTTGCAGAAACTCTCTATTGGCCCACGCCTTGCGCTCGCGTTCGGTATCGTGATTGCCTTCACCGCGGCCATTTTGATGGTTGGCATATGGCAGCTGCAGCACATTTCTGGGGCTACCGATGAAATGATGGCCAAGGCACTGGCCAAGGAACGGCTCGCCTCCGACTGGTACCGCACCATCCACACCAGCGTGCGTCGTACCACCGCGGTGGTAAAGAGCGCCGACCCGTCCCTAGCCACGTTCTTCGCCACGGAAAATGCTGAAGCATCCAAAAACTCGTCGGAGCAGCAAAAGCAGATTGAGGCGCTGCTGGAAACTCCACAGGAGAAAGCCGCTTTTGCCAAACTGTCTCAGACACGCCAAGCCTATATTCGCGCACGGGACGCAGTGAACAAGGCCAAAGCAGACGGACAGGCCGAAGAAGCCGCACGGCTGTTTGAATCCGATTTCCGCCCCGCGGGTGCGGCCTATCTGGCGGACCTGCAAGCCCTGCTGGATCTGCAGCGCCAGGAAATCAACGAGACCGCTACAGAGATCCATGACGCCAACGCCAAAGGCCGTTCGCTGATGCTGGGATTGGGCGTCGTTGCGTTGCTCGCAGCCAGTGGGCTGGCACTGTTCATCACGCGCAGCATCACGGGCCCGCTGCACACAGCGGTACAGCTGGCAGAGCGAGTGGCGGCAGGCGATCTGGGCGACAAGGAAGGAGCCCTGCAGGACGCCCGTGACGAAGCAGCACAACTATTGCGCGCACTGCACGCCATGCAGGCGCAACTGCGCAGCACGGTGTCGCAGGTACGCCAAGGGGCTGAGAGTATTGCCATGGCGTCCAGCGAAATCGCATCCGGCAACCTTGATCTCTCAAGCCGCACCGAGGAACAGGCCAGTGCCCTGCAGCAAACGGCCGCCTCCATGGAAGAGATGACAGCCACGGTGCGCCAGAACGCAGACAACGCCAAGCAGGCCAACCAGCTGGCCCAGCAAACCAGCCATCTGGCCGAGCGAGGCGGCCAGGTGGTCGGAAACGTCGTCAACACCATGGGCGACATACACAATGCCTCCCGCAAGATTGTGGACATCATTGCAGTGATTGACGGCATTGCCTTCCAGACCAATATCCTGGCCTTGAACGCAGCCGTGGAGGCCGCCCGTGCAGGCGAGCAGGGGCGCGGCTTCGCCGTCGTGGCGGGGGAGGTGCGTACGCTGGCGCAGCGCAGTGCCTCTGCAGCCAAAGAGATCAAGGCGCTGATCGACGCTTCCGTACAGCAGGTAGACGCAGGCAACAAGCTGGTGGAAGAAGCTGGAGCGGTGATCGAACAAGTGGTGAGCGGCGTGCGCAAGGTGACACAACTGGTGTCCGAAATCAGCGCAGCCAACCAGGAGCAGACCACCGGACTGGAGCAGGTGAATCAGGCCATCGGCCAGATGGACACGGTAACGCAGCAAAACGCCGCGCTGGTGGAAGAGGCCGCTGCAGCGACGGGCTCGCTGCAAGCCCAGTCAGCCCAGCTTGTGCAGGCGGTTGCCGTATTCCGACTGGGTCAATCGGGCGCTACAGACCACCAGCTAGCGGCCTCAAGTTACCCTGCCCTGCGTTGA